In Camelina sativa cultivar DH55 chromosome 17, Cs, whole genome shotgun sequence, the genomic stretch GAACAAAACTCAGGATTCTAGATAAAGCTATAATCGAGATTCGCAGAGAATGAGAGTCAAAccgtaacaaagcaggtgggtcatccctcacatggcaatggaggtaaatgaattccacacaaagcttgtaaaCAGTTTGGTCCTGGAAAATGTCAACAGACCCAAGCATTCTATCTAGTGGTGGTAGATGGTACAGGGGATAAAGGAGTTTTGGAATAGGGTTCAACCAAGCTGTCGGATCAGAATCATAATGAAGGTTATACAATGCAAGCATCCGGACAGGGTTAAAAACTGACCTCGACAAATAAATCTATCAAGCAACTCTGAAGCTATCAATGTTCTGCTACCGAGGAAACCTCGTCTTGACCAAGCGGAAATAAACAGTACTAAAGCAATTGGACTTGACTTAAAGCTCTCAATAACATATCTAGGTAGAAGAAGTCTAATTCTAGTCATATATTGTCGAAGGTGGGTCAGGAAATTCACATGCTCAAACAGCAAAGACCAATCAAGATATGGCAGCAGGCATACAAGATCATTAAACGGATGAAACCAAAGAAGTACCATTCGTAAGAAAGTTGAGGACACAGACCTGAGCCTTAAGTGATGAAATCGTGGGTCATTGTTTTTGGTAGTGGGCCGAAGGGTGGTTATTGGGCCTGACCAAGGGTGCAAGTCCATTACCGGGAACCCTAGAGTCTCACCAACTGAGCTGGAAGTGGCGATGGAGTGGCGGCGTATTAGCGAATAGGCGTTCCGACTGTAACTACTAGACACCGGTGAGGACGGGGTCGGCGAAGGACGGTAGTACCAAACCTTGAAGGTGGAGGAGGGTTCGAAGGGGAACAAAAGTAAACTCACCATCTCTAGTGCTCGCGGACCTGACCTTCTTATCCAGAGAACGAGAGCACCGTGCATCGTCGTCTTACACACCGGACAGAGAGAATCAGGCAAATCGAGGAATTGTTCAGATCTATACCTTTGGAGAGGCGTCAGGTTTACTAGATTCGTTAGAGGGTTTGAGGAGAGGGCATGGGTCGGGATGAAGGTCGACAGAGAATTCCTTCGTCGTTTGTCTCCGGAAGAATATCTAACAATAAAGCTTTTCAATGGGGGAGAGAGAGTTTGAGGGTGAATCAGGGCGATTTGAAGAGATTGAGATATGCACCAACAGAGGAATAAAAGGGAGCAGGTCATGCAGAAAGCAACTGAAAAAGGACCAAGGACCCGACGCCGGTAAGTCGGAGCTTCACCGGCGTCGGAGCAGGAATCGATCGAAGGCTTCTCGATATTTGGGCCTGAGAGAGTTTTTGGAAACCCTTTTATCGAGAATCAATCCTTTTAATAGCTtcaataagaaaaaaggaaatctcAAAGATTACTAAGTGTGTCTCTCTTCTAGTTGATAAactgtttttgaaaatattttggacTAAACACGCTAATTGAAAACTTATCAAATGAttaaatttaagaaacaaaCGTTATATATTTtagggcaattgtcataaataccactaaaataggttttcattccaaaaataccataattgtttttttttccaaaaataccactaaaacgtatatttttccaaaaataccacataattgaactaaagttctaatactaaaaactaattcctaaattctaaatactaaactctactcctaaaaactataccctaaaactaaatgtgtcaacccaagactaaaaaaaaaaattctacatccttaaaaatcaatttttgtgtttgtggtaattttggagaaaaaacttttgtggtatttttggaaaaaaaactaaaatgttgtatttttggaaaaaaaaacttttttagtggtatttaaaagaatttatctATATTTTAGGTAAACATTATTctttaatgtaaaataaaaatcatatacactatcataatataaaaattgcATGCAATGATGTATCCTCATTTACTAGTATAGAGCGCATATATAGATACCGTAATTTTCTGGTGCATGATCATCATCAAGTATAGGAATATTTAAGAGTTTATTAGGTGCATTGCGgtttattctatattttgacAGGTTGTTCATGCACCAATTGGGGTCGTTCATTGCTATTTCTTGTATGTTTTCAACTTGACCGAGAATATTACATCTAAActatcaaacacacaaaattttacatttttttgaagATAATGTTATTGTTTTGCTAAATAAATGGCTTTTCTCTTTCTATACAGCAACATGCATACTTTCTAATATTAGAACCAACTGGAACTAAACATTACCCATTGAGTTGAGAAGAACGTGTACTTCGCCAACTAATTtcgtttttaaattattttttatttctctaaaaataatattataagcCTGTGTTTccaatgttttcttttctttttttccgaTGTCTTCTTTCATTTATTTCACTCAATACATATccatatatgtgtatatatagagaaatatactTCAACTCTTTTCCAAACCTACACCCCCCTCTCCCCCTCCCATCAGCTCCATTgtaaaaatggaaaacaaaagcCATAGCAACCACCACATCCATCATCCACCATCCTGGAGCAGCCAAGAGCAGAACCATCATGGCCTCATTTCAATAAATGCCATGATCATCATTGGCATCTCCATCATCTCATTCTTCATAATCTTTGCAATTCTCCTTATAATCCTTTTACTTCATCGGCTTAAATCCGCAAGAGACAAAGCACAACAATTATCTTGCAAAGAGAGCTTTAGTAACATTAACAACGGTGGAACTTCAACCAACTACAGCTACGCATCTAGCCCTGGTAAgacacatatatacacattaattcCTTAAATTTCAGAAAAAATCATGAGTTTTAATTCAAAATCAATCAGCAATGAGTGAAAAATCTCGTATTTTTTGTACTAGTATAGAATCATTTCCACATCCAATGAGCTCTAATTTTCTTGTTAGATGACATCAAGATAGATTGTCTATATTCAAGAAACCCAACATCATTCAGACAATTGCCACCACAGCCAAAAAGTTGTAGGAGAAGCCGAGTAGAAGGAGTAGAAGTGTACACATACAAGGAACTAGAGATTGCGACTAATAATTTCagcgaagagaagaagatcggaAGCGGTGGATATGGAGATGTGTACAAAGGAGTACTAAGTGATGGAACTCTTGCGGCCATTAAAAAGCTTCATATGCTTAATGATAATGCTAGTCACCAAAAGCATGAAGAACGGTCCTTTAGGATTGAGGTTAGTCGTTCCCGTGCCCACTTCATTTATTATCCATTCTTTCTTATCTACCCTTTTTGTGCTTATTTATTGTTTCCATGTTATCAACACATGAAATTAATATACTGGTattataaaaagtatatatattgaaaattttgaataatctACCCTTGCATTgtaaattttgaaatctttgaaacttttaaatttatatatagttgctCCAAGTAGGTGACTCATCACGAGACACCGGATCACACTTAACTCTCCTCTACAACTAAATATTAGGACATATATTATCTCTTGTGATATTTTCATAAAGggaatttttttacaaaaaacagTTCTCCAAATTGCAAGTTTTACTCTTAACGCAGTAAAAATGTAAGTCAAACTCAAAcacataaaattaaactaacTCGCAATATAATTTACCGACATCATCATcaagcttttttaatttataagaagTATTATAGCAAATCAAAGTTTTTATGATGTAAAGTCCAaatctacttaaaaaaaaagattaatgtAAGTAATTACCGTAAAGGTTTTTCGAAATACGTATGAGATACTAGGGATTAATGTAAGTTGAAAGTAAActtgcaatttttgtttaaaaaaagttgatgatataattttaaaaataatattttagaagattaatTGTAGACAACATTTTATAGATGTGAAAGTTcgtgtttttattataaatccAATAGATCGTAATACATTTATCCTTTCCTGGATTATACAATACAtgtttgacagaaaaaaaaaaaaaagattatacaaTACATATGTTGACCAATAACTCTCTGTGTTGTACAGTCAGGTAATTATCATCCATGATTTAGATTTCTAATAGAACAATAACTAAGAGTTTTAAAATAGATCACAAGattgtaactttttttgttttttttgtttttaaatgttttccTATCCAATATCTGTATTTGCTAAAATACAACgtaatctaaaaaacaaaaaacaattgaaatcGGATTCCTCTAATTGACATGCCCCTTTCAGAATGTgctgggatttttttttgttttatttggcaTCCATGTGCTGGGATTTATAAAGTTCAAATCATTTGATAAAGATTTTGGTCCGTGTGCCTATATATTTAGTAAAGGAAGTACCACTATTCAATAGTACTATTTTGTGGAATAGTcaataaataaacaagttgCTTTGTTTATTAACTAGTAATTAAAACGTCAACCCATTAATATTATGTCTTTTCACAACTACATTATCAGCATTTGTTGACTTGTGACCTTAAGTTTACAATTACATAAACGAATGTAATCTCTTAATGGTGCAGGTGGATCTTCTTAGTCGATTACAATGCCCATATTTGGTGGAGTTACTTGGATATTGTGCCGATCAAAACCATAGGATCctaatatttgaatatatgCCTAATGGTACATTGGAGCATCATCTCCACAATCACAGTTGTAAGAATCTAAAGGATCAATCTCAACCTTTAGATTGGGGAACCCGGCTTAGGATCGCTCTTGATTGTGCCAGAGCTCTAGAGTTTCTACACGAAAATACAGTCTNNNNNNNNNNNNNNNNNNNNNNNNNNNNNNNNNNNNNNNNNNNNNNNNNNNNNNNNNNNNNNNNNNNNNNNNNNNNNNNNNNNNNNNNNNNNNNNNNNNNNNNNNNNNNNNNNNNNNNNNNNNNNNNNNNNNNNNNNNNNNNNNNNNNNNNNNNNNNNNNNNNNNNNNNNNNNNNNNNNNNNNNNNNNNNNNNNNNNNNNNNNNNNNNNNNNNNNNNNNNNNNNNNNNNNNNNNNNNNNNNNNNNNNNNNNNNNNNNNNNNNNNNNNNNNNNNNNNNNNNNNNNNNNNNNNNNNNNNNNNNNNNNNNNNNNNNNNNNNNNNNNNNNNNNNNNNNNNNNNNNNNNNNNNNNNNNNNNNNNNNNNNNNNNNNNNNNNNNNNNNNNNNNNNNNNNNNNNNNNNNNNNNNNNNNNNNNNNNNNNNNNNNNNNNNNNNNNNNNNNNNNNNNNNNNNNNNNNNNNNNNNNNNNNNNNNNNNNNNNNNNNNNNNNNNNNNNNNNNNNNNNNNNNNNNNNNNNNNNNNNNNNNNNNNNNNNNNNNNNNNNNNNNNNNNNNNNNNNNNNNNNNNNNNNNNNNNNNNNNNNNNNNNNNNNNNNNNNNNNNNNNNNNNNNNNNNNNNNNNNNNNNNNNNNNNNNNNNNNNNNNNNNNNNNNNNNNNNNNNNNNNNNNNNNNNNNNNNNNNNNNNNNNNNNNNNNNNNNNNNNNNNNNNNNNNNNNNNNNNNNNNNNNNNNNN encodes the following:
- the LOC104760056 gene encoding serine/threonine-protein kinase CDL1-like; its protein translation is MENKSHSNHHIHHPPSWSSQEQNHHGLISINAMIIIGISIISFFIIFAILLIILLLHRLKSARDKAQQLSCKESFSNINNGGTSTNYSYASSPDDIKIDCLYSRNPTSFRQLPPQPKSCRRSRVEGVEVYTYKELEIATNNFSEEKKIGSGGYGDVYKGVLSDGTLAAIKKLHMLNDNASHQKHEERSFRIEVDLLSRLQCPYLVELLGYCADQNHRILIFEYMPNGTLEHHLHNHSCKNLKDQSQPLDWGTRLRIALDCARALEFLHENTHLLTCDLKFTIT